One Pseudonocardia abyssalis DNA segment encodes these proteins:
- a CDS encoding ParB/RepB/Spo0J family partition protein translates to MTITDLTQDTDNIANTAAVPDDPAVASDTTTAGDSNDIENLEADPSVTSRPDAEIGVLVAVDPRILVVGVNVRRDLALDKPFLRSIAERGVREPIIARRAADGALVVRKGKRRTVAAVEVGRASVPVLVEPGSPDTDDVPDGLDRAAREMRVERIVDQLEENQHRTGTSDTDEVHAHQQLLDLGLTAGQIARRTHVPTARVKVTTAVARSELAAAVLDRYEVTLDQAAVIAEFDDHTDAGTDAVKVLTVTAAKNPAQFDHVAQKLRDERADAALLAEAVVDLTGQGLELIDPDQPGDARQISGLRPSEETPSGTELTAEAHTGCPGRAASVEVRRGFDRQPQLRIVHWCLHPDMHGHAARWTQLNAGGDRTGTSAAGNGGAGSAGALSEEEKAQRRLVIANNREWDSATTVRRQWLRTFLARKSPPRNAAVFIAATLGRAGHDLRRAMESGHPTALEVLGHDPVGSVYTGRPHPITEAAATASPQRATQLTLAVLLGAAEDATNRQTWRSPEPGHRAYFTALRDWGYPLSPVEQLVVPDPDQPGDDRDDAERTDGSGDAGPVQDGEASS, encoded by the coding sequence GTGACCATCACCGACCTCACCCAGGACACAGACAACATCGCGAACACTGCCGCTGTGCCGGACGACCCCGCCGTCGCGAGCGACACGACCACCGCGGGCGACTCCAACGACATCGAGAACCTCGAAGCCGACCCGTCCGTCACCTCTCGGCCCGACGCCGAGATCGGCGTGCTGGTCGCCGTCGATCCACGCATCCTGGTCGTAGGCGTCAACGTGCGCCGCGACCTGGCTCTGGACAAGCCGTTCCTGCGTTCGATCGCCGAGCGCGGCGTCCGCGAGCCGATCATCGCCCGCCGCGCCGCCGACGGCGCGCTGGTGGTGCGCAAGGGCAAGCGCCGCACGGTGGCCGCCGTCGAGGTCGGCCGCGCCAGCGTGCCGGTACTGGTCGAGCCCGGATCACCGGACACCGACGACGTCCCGGACGGGCTGGATCGTGCCGCGCGGGAGATGCGGGTCGAGCGGATCGTCGACCAGCTCGAGGAGAACCAGCACCGCACCGGCACGAGCGACACCGACGAGGTCCACGCCCACCAGCAGCTGCTCGACCTCGGGTTGACCGCCGGGCAGATCGCCCGACGCACCCACGTCCCGACCGCTCGGGTCAAGGTCACCACCGCAGTGGCGCGCAGCGAACTCGCCGCTGCGGTGCTCGACCGCTACGAGGTCACCCTGGACCAGGCGGCGGTGATCGCCGAGTTCGACGACCACACCGACGCCGGCACCGACGCGGTCAAGGTCCTCACGGTGACCGCGGCGAAGAACCCCGCGCAGTTCGACCACGTCGCGCAGAAGCTTCGCGACGAGCGCGCCGATGCCGCCCTGCTCGCCGAAGCGGTCGTCGACCTGACCGGCCAGGGCCTGGAGTTGATCGACCCCGACCAGCCCGGCGACGCCCGGCAGATCAGCGGGCTGCGCCCGAGCGAGGAGACTCCCAGCGGCACCGAGCTCACCGCCGAGGCACACACGGGCTGCCCGGGCCGCGCGGCCAGTGTCGAGGTCCGCCGCGGCTTCGACCGGCAGCCTCAGCTGCGGATCGTGCACTGGTGCCTGCACCCGGACATGCACGGCCACGCCGCCCGGTGGACCCAGCTCAACGCCGGCGGCGACCGCACCGGCACCTCAGCCGCCGGGAATGGGGGAGCCGGGAGCGCGGGCGCGCTGAGCGAGGAGGAGAAGGCGCAGCGGCGGCTGGTCATCGCGAACAACCGGGAGTGGGATTCCGCGACCACCGTCCGGCGGCAGTGGCTGCGCACGTTCCTGGCCCGCAAGTCCCCGCCGCGTAACGCGGCGGTGTTCATCGCCGCCACGCTCGGGCGGGCCGGGCACGACCTGCGCCGCGCGATGGAGTCCGGACACCCCACCGCGTTGGAGGTACTCGGCCACGACCCGGTCGGCAGCGTGTACACCGGCCGGCCCCACCCCATCACCGAGGCCGCCGCGACCGCCTCGCCCCAGCGGGCCACCCAGCTGACGTTGGCGGTCCTGCTCGGCGCGGCCGAGGACGCCACCAACCGGCAGACCTGGCGATCCCCCGAGCCGGGGCACCGCGCCTACTTCACCGCGCTGCGCGACTGGGGCTACCCGCTGTCCCCGGTCGAACAGCTCGTCGTTCCCGACCCCGACCAGCCAGGCGACGACCGGGACGACGCCGAGCGCACTGACGGCAGCGGTGACGCCGGGCCGGTGCAGGACGGCGAAGCGAGCAGCTGA
- a CDS encoding DUF932 domain-containing protein, whose amino-acid sequence MTSTDSFLSTRNASVADLVALLQAQHAAKLDVVAPARHLIAENGRLRLIGVGEPRLTPNGVTVGETVLRPTRTADAGIADKLGIPLPYLRRLRAEQVGLYDANVNTWLGVEPDRRFLVRGLHDPDGGSGVARAVLSDSYRMVDNLDVLMAALEGVRTAGVPVDIAGCDLTERRMYVKVRAPQVAEYAPELLAGYRSPFTGARGADNPLVFAGFVLSNSETGHGSFSLTPQLTVEVCDNGMTITRDAVREVHLGGRMSDGVVRWSADTQDAVLDLVVKQARDAVATFLDHGYVRAKLAEITRQAGVAITDPAATLEHVGKALRFTAEQQATILAHFISGSDITSGGVLHAVTSAAQTLDDADAAHDLERHALRAMTLAAAHAG is encoded by the coding sequence ATGACGAGCACCGACTCCTTCTTGTCCACCCGCAACGCCTCCGTCGCCGACCTGGTCGCGCTGCTACAGGCCCAGCACGCCGCGAAGCTCGACGTCGTCGCCCCGGCCCGGCACCTCATCGCCGAGAACGGTCGGCTGCGGCTGATAGGGGTCGGCGAACCCCGCCTCACCCCCAACGGCGTCACCGTGGGGGAGACGGTGCTGCGTCCGACCAGAACCGCCGACGCCGGGATCGCGGACAAGCTCGGCATCCCGCTGCCCTACCTGCGGCGGCTCCGCGCGGAGCAGGTCGGTCTCTACGACGCGAACGTCAACACCTGGCTGGGTGTCGAACCGGATCGCCGGTTCCTGGTCCGCGGGCTGCACGACCCGGACGGTGGGAGCGGGGTGGCGCGGGCGGTCCTGTCGGACTCCTACCGCATGGTCGACAACCTCGACGTCCTGATGGCCGCACTCGAAGGCGTCCGCACCGCCGGCGTCCCGGTCGACATCGCCGGGTGCGACCTGACCGAGCGCCGGATGTACGTCAAGGTCCGCGCCCCGCAGGTCGCCGAGTACGCCCCCGAGCTCCTGGCCGGGTACCGCAGCCCGTTCACCGGGGCACGCGGGGCGGACAACCCGCTCGTCTTCGCCGGGTTCGTCCTGTCCAACTCCGAGACCGGGCACGGGTCGTTCTCGCTGACCCCGCAGCTCACCGTCGAGGTCTGCGACAACGGCATGACCATCACCCGCGACGCCGTCCGCGAGGTGCACCTCGGTGGGCGGATGTCCGACGGGGTGGTGCGCTGGTCGGCCGACACCCAGGACGCGGTGCTCGACCTGGTCGTCAAGCAGGCCCGCGACGCCGTGGCCACGTTCCTCGACCACGGCTACGTCCGGGCGAAGCTCGCTGAGATCACCCGTCAGGCCGGGGTCGCGATCACCGACCCGGCCGCGACGTTGGAGCACGTCGGGAAGGCGCTGCGGTTCACCGCCGAGCAGCAGGCCACGATCTTGGCCCACTTCATCTCCGGCTCCGACATCACCTCCGGAGGCGTGCTGCACGCGGTGACATCGGCCGCGCAGACCCTCGACGACGCCGACGCCGCGCACGACCTGGAGCGCCACGCGCTGCGCGCGATGACCCTGGCCGCCGCCCACGCCGGCTGA
- a CDS encoding site-specific integrase: MTARRSRGDGGLHWDEDRQRWIASVTVGFSPAGKRIVRRASGRTKTEARNKLKELIRDSDDGLASASRAYTVAQAVNDWLDHGLGGRGASTVETRRILAQAHVIPALGSRKLIELSAEDVDRWLATKARTLSTRTLSDIKSILRRAVTRAQARDKVKRNVVLLCETPTGQLGRPSKALTLDQAQALIEKATDSTMGAYVLVSLLTGARTEELRPLTWDHVDLSGSPSTNPPTPPHVMVWRSVRAGGDTKTRTSRRTLALPERCVVALREQRDRQRAARDLAGARWRDNNLVFASETGTELDAANVRRGFRRVASAAGLDAAAWTPRELRHSFVSLLSDEGVPIEQIARLVGHAGGSAVTETVYRKQLRPIIDDGATVMNRVFPIGSGSHSVSHSPRPRTDERPGQQLP; the protein is encoded by the coding sequence ATGACGGCGCGGCGTAGCCGCGGCGACGGCGGCCTGCACTGGGACGAAGACCGGCAGCGCTGGATAGCGAGCGTCACGGTGGGCTTCTCGCCGGCCGGGAAGCGGATCGTCCGCAGAGCAAGCGGACGGACCAAGACCGAAGCGCGGAACAAGCTCAAGGAGCTCATCCGCGACTCCGACGACGGTCTCGCCTCTGCCTCGCGCGCCTACACCGTCGCGCAGGCTGTCAACGACTGGCTCGATCATGGCCTCGGCGGTCGCGGTGCGAGCACAGTGGAAACTCGACGCATCCTGGCGCAGGCACACGTGATCCCTGCCCTCGGTTCTCGGAAGCTTATCGAGCTATCCGCCGAGGACGTCGACCGTTGGCTTGCCACCAAGGCACGGACACTGAGCACGCGCACGCTGAGTGACATCAAGTCCATCCTGCGTCGAGCAGTAACCCGTGCCCAGGCCAGAGACAAGGTCAAGCGCAACGTCGTCCTGCTGTGCGAGACCCCTACCGGTCAGCTCGGCAGACCCTCGAAAGCCCTGACCCTCGATCAGGCTCAGGCACTCATCGAGAAGGCTACCGATTCGACGATGGGCGCCTATGTCTTGGTCTCCCTCCTCACGGGCGCCCGCACTGAAGAACTCCGACCACTGACGTGGGACCACGTCGACCTCTCCGGCAGTCCGTCCACGAACCCGCCGACCCCGCCACACGTCATGGTGTGGCGGTCCGTCCGCGCAGGCGGAGACACCAAGACCAGGACATCGCGACGTACCCTCGCCCTGCCCGAGCGCTGCGTCGTGGCTCTCCGAGAACAGCGTGATCGCCAACGCGCTGCGCGCGATCTTGCCGGGGCTCGATGGAGGGACAACAACCTCGTGTTCGCTTCCGAGACCGGCACCGAACTCGATGCCGCGAATGTCCGGCGTGGCTTCCGCCGCGTCGCCTCGGCCGCGGGCCTAGATGCCGCGGCCTGGACGCCGCGGGAGCTGCGCCACAGCTTCGTCTCCCTGCTCTCCGACGAAGGCGTGCCCATCGAGCAGATCGCCCGGCTGGTCGGCCACGCCGGCGGCTCGGCCGTGACCGAGACGGTCTACCGCAAACAGCTACGGCCGATCATCGACGATGGCGCGACCGTCATGAACCGGGTCTTCCCCATCGGGAGCGGTAGTCACTCAGTTAGTCACTCACCCCGTCCCAGAACGGACGAACGACCTGGTCAGCAACTTCCTTAG
- a CDS encoding ImmA/IrrE family metallo-endopeptidase gives MRQARILRRMTGKAVLAEMGWRGARQTRLEQAEVTALDADTAARLAEVLRFPLEFFTTPPVSRVAAASLLFRAPKATSATEKEYLAQFAVAVGDFLEELNVRSQLPPVKLPALDRRTGVAAAARAARARMGMDADVPIPYLTYELERAGVAVVMRARRTKSSGELNWASDGAREKHLGYSTRVGEYGDRPLIVLRALDSWERIRWTVAHELGHLLLHADGVNSKDQEEEASRFASELLAPAAAVAEEVPKVVSLHNLVPLKLKWGISLGALLRHLSESGLIDSHRYDMLRRQLYTRINPATGHTWGRTEPGWDARVPEQPRLLAKWVERCFHATSAAMLAPRRLIWPADLLEDFLAGQRPAPSTTPSDNSSIAGTNQRRPALSAAAVPGTIALARGNVVDFDRFRNERRA, from the coding sequence GTGCGGCAGGCGCGGATCCTGCGACGCATGACGGGTAAGGCCGTGCTGGCCGAGATGGGCTGGAGAGGTGCCCGGCAGACCCGGCTCGAGCAGGCCGAGGTGACCGCCCTGGACGCTGATACGGCGGCGCGGCTGGCCGAGGTGCTGCGGTTCCCGCTGGAGTTCTTCACGACCCCGCCGGTGTCGCGGGTGGCTGCGGCGAGCCTGCTGTTCCGGGCGCCGAAGGCGACCTCGGCGACGGAGAAGGAGTACCTGGCCCAGTTCGCCGTCGCGGTGGGTGACTTCCTGGAGGAGCTGAACGTGCGCTCGCAGCTGCCGCCGGTGAAGCTTCCGGCGCTGGATCGTCGCACTGGCGTCGCTGCGGCGGCCCGCGCGGCCCGGGCCCGGATGGGTATGGACGCGGACGTGCCGATCCCGTATTTGACTTACGAGCTGGAGCGGGCCGGGGTGGCGGTGGTGATGCGGGCCCGACGCACGAAGTCCTCAGGGGAGCTGAACTGGGCATCCGACGGCGCCCGGGAAAAGCACCTTGGCTACTCGACCCGGGTCGGCGAGTACGGGGATCGTCCGTTGATTGTGTTGCGAGCGCTGGATTCCTGGGAGCGGATCCGCTGGACCGTGGCCCACGAGCTGGGGCATCTGCTGTTGCACGCCGACGGGGTGAACAGCAAGGACCAGGAGGAGGAGGCCTCGCGGTTCGCCTCGGAGCTGCTCGCGCCGGCGGCGGCGGTCGCTGAGGAGGTGCCGAAGGTCGTGTCGCTGCACAACCTGGTCCCGTTGAAGCTGAAGTGGGGGATTTCGCTGGGTGCGCTGCTGCGGCACTTGTCGGAGTCCGGGCTGATCGACTCCCACCGCTACGACATGTTGCGTCGCCAGCTCTACACGCGGATCAACCCGGCCACCGGGCACACCTGGGGCCGGACCGAGCCCGGCTGGGACGCCCGGGTCCCCGAGCAGCCTCGGCTGCTGGCCAAGTGGGTCGAGCGCTGCTTCCACGCCACCTCGGCGGCCATGCTCGCGCCGCGGCGGTTGATCTGGCCGGCGGACCTGCTGGAGGACTTCCTGGCCGGGCAGCGCCCGGCCCCGTCCACCACACCGTCCGACAATTCATCGATCGCTGGCACGAACCAGCGCAGGCCCGCCCTGTCGGCGGCTGCGGTCCCGGGGACTATCGCGCTCGCCAGAGGGAACGTCGTGGACTTCGACCGGTTCCGCAACGAGCGGCGCGCTTGA
- the ssb gene encoding single-stranded DNA-binding protein → MNKITVHGNVTGKPELRFSRSGVPVATFTVAANRRRLNRGTGRWVDLPPVFHRVVCFNGLAENIAASLDKGATVAVTGEFADDSYKRDDGTQVRRIQLEAADVAASLRYATATLVKNSRPAHDADRADRTEPDAAQPDGDAPADEPAPEPVTRPELAIVGSD, encoded by the coding sequence ATGAACAAGATCACCGTCCACGGCAACGTCACCGGCAAGCCCGAGCTGCGGTTCTCCCGCTCCGGGGTCCCGGTCGCGACCTTCACCGTCGCGGCCAACCGGCGCCGGCTCAACCGCGGAACCGGCCGCTGGGTCGACCTGCCCCCGGTGTTCCACCGGGTCGTGTGCTTCAACGGCCTGGCCGAGAACATCGCGGCCAGTCTGGACAAGGGCGCCACCGTCGCGGTCACCGGCGAGTTCGCCGACGACAGCTACAAGCGCGACGACGGCACCCAGGTGCGCCGGATTCAGCTCGAAGCCGCCGACGTCGCCGCGAGCCTGCGCTACGCCACCGCCACCCTGGTCAAGAACTCCCGCCCCGCCCACGACGCGGACCGGGCTGATCGCACCGAGCCCGACGCCGCCCAGCCGGACGGCGACGCGCCCGCCGACGAGCCCGCGCCGGAGCCGGTCACCCGGCCCGAGCTCGCCATCGTCGGTTCCGACTGA
- a CDS encoding AhpC/TSA family protein — protein sequence MQQELDGAVPLVVVGFSPAEALAPLARYLGLTGLVLSDPDRQLYHRLGLRRAPIWQVYSPGTIARYAMLKLRGATLNKPVEDTRQMGGDALAMDGRIKRLWRPATPDDRASPVVIAAAALAQARPGG from the coding sequence GTGCAGCAGGAGCTCGACGGTGCGGTACCGCTCGTCGTCGTCGGGTTCAGCCCGGCCGAGGCGCTCGCTCCGCTTGCCCGGTACCTCGGTCTCACCGGGCTGGTGCTGTCGGACCCCGACCGGCAGCTCTACCACCGGCTCGGCCTACGCCGTGCACCGATCTGGCAGGTCTACTCGCCCGGCACGATCGCCCGCTACGCGATGCTCAAGCTCCGTGGCGCGACCCTGAACAAGCCTGTCGAGGACACCCGGCAGATGGGCGGTGACGCGCTGGCCATGGACGGCCGGATCAAGCGGCTCTGGCGGCCGGCGACGCCCGACGACCGGGCTTCACCTGTCGTCATCGCCGCCGCCGCCCTGGCGCAGGCCCGGCCCGGCGGCTGA
- the istA gene encoding IS21 family transposase, which translates to MGSRVELFERIRRERRLEDVSIRELADRYQVHRRTVRQALEDAVPPPRKAYPPRPRPAIDPWTKVIDGWLLADRDAPRKQRHTARRIWQRLVAEHGATCSEVSVSRYVGTRRVELGLVRVEVSIPQTHPPGAEAEVDFGEFHAVLGGVAVKCWMFVMRLSNSGRAFHIAFATQAQEAFLDGHVRAFTHFGGVPALLRYDNLKPAVVRVCKGRDRTESERFIALRSHYGFDSFFCRPGLAGAHEKGGVEGEIGRFRRRHLVPVPNLGSLAELNTLLASADVLDDARVITGRPVTVAAAFTAEAPTLMALPGEGFDCARLLSARVDAKARVSVRQVNYSVPARFAGRRLSVRLGATTVEVLDGPTVVARHERGVGKFFDVLALDHYLEVLKTKPGALPGATALAQARQSGVFTAAHQAYWDAARAAKGDTLGTRWLIEILLAHRTHPAPALAAAMGRAVASGALDPHVVIIDARRGATPIAPVVDIAALARYDRPTPILVDYDDLLTGSGT; encoded by the coding sequence ATGGGTTCGCGGGTGGAGCTGTTCGAGAGGATCCGGCGTGAGCGCCGGCTGGAGGACGTGTCGATCCGGGAGCTCGCTGATCGATATCAGGTGCATCGGCGCACGGTGCGCCAGGCGCTCGAGGACGCGGTCCCGCCACCGCGCAAGGCCTATCCGCCGCGACCGCGTCCGGCGATCGACCCGTGGACGAAGGTCATCGACGGCTGGCTGCTCGCCGATCGGGACGCGCCACGCAAGCAGCGCCACACCGCACGCCGGATCTGGCAACGCCTGGTCGCCGAGCACGGCGCGACGTGCTCGGAGGTGAGCGTGAGCCGCTATGTCGGGACGCGGCGTGTCGAGCTGGGCCTGGTCCGGGTCGAGGTGTCGATCCCGCAGACCCACCCGCCCGGCGCCGAGGCGGAGGTCGACTTCGGGGAGTTCCACGCGGTCCTGGGCGGGGTCGCGGTGAAGTGCTGGATGTTCGTGATGCGGCTGTCGAACTCCGGGCGGGCGTTCCATATCGCGTTCGCCACCCAAGCCCAGGAGGCGTTCCTCGACGGCCATGTCCGGGCGTTCACCCACTTCGGCGGGGTCCCGGCGCTGCTGCGCTACGACAACCTGAAACCGGCGGTGGTCCGGGTCTGCAAAGGACGCGACCGCACGGAGTCCGAGCGGTTCATCGCGCTGCGCAGCCACTACGGGTTCGACTCGTTCTTCTGCCGCCCGGGCCTGGCCGGCGCGCATGAGAAGGGCGGGGTCGAGGGCGAGATCGGCCGGTTCCGCCGCCGCCACCTGGTCCCGGTCCCGAACCTGGGCTCCCTCGCCGAGCTCAACACGCTCCTCGCCAGCGCTGACGTCCTCGACGACGCCCGGGTGATCACCGGCCGGCCGGTCACCGTCGCCGCCGCGTTCACCGCCGAGGCGCCGACGCTGATGGCGTTGCCGGGCGAGGGGTTCGACTGCGCCCGGCTGCTGTCCGCCCGGGTCGACGCGAAGGCCCGGGTGTCGGTCCGGCAGGTCAACTACTCGGTCCCGGCCCGGTTCGCCGGTCGCCGCCTGTCCGTCCGCCTCGGCGCCACGACCGTCGAGGTCCTCGACGGTCCGACGGTCGTGGCCCGCCACGAACGGGGGGTCGGGAAGTTCTTCGACGTCCTGGCCCTGGATCACTACCTCGAGGTCCTCAAGACCAAGCCCGGCGCGCTGCCCGGCGCCACCGCCCTGGCCCAGGCCCGGCAGTCCGGGGTGTTCACCGCCGCCCATCAGGCCTACTGGGACGCCGCTCGCGCCGCGAAGGGCGACACCCTCGGAACCCGGTGGCTGATCGAGATCCTGCTGGCCCACCGCACACATCCGGCGCCTGCGTTGGCCGCGGCGATGGGCCGGGCGGTGGCCTCCGGCGCACTCGACCCGCACGTGGTGATCATCGACGCTCGCCGCGGGGCCACCCCGATCGCACCCGTGGTCGACATCGCCGCGCTGGCCCGTTACGACCGCCCGACACCCATCCTCGTCGACTACGACGACCTGCTCACCGGAAGCGGCACATGA
- a CDS encoding bifunctional DNA primase/polymerase: protein MTDHQHCPPAAPTPALGRLGAAAARAARNGWRVFPAVPRGKVPAIADWENAATTDPDQITAWWRAMPWNVAVSTGRSGLLVIDLDARQGASVRSRSASTRDGYDMLRRLAAAAGEPPPTDTYTVATPGGLHLYFRQPDGAALRNTQGALGANVDSRGHGGYVVAAGSVRAAGFYRVVRCRPVAELPDWLVSALTPPAPAPAPRTPHRISNTPLPDGRAGAYLRAVVDGECAAVAAATVGHRHQTLLRAARRLGHWVGGSALSATAARAALIDAARGYLGVDGYTRAQVDRDVSDGLAYGARFPRCFDDIGNRM from the coding sequence GTGACCGACCATCAGCACTGTCCACCCGCTGCGCCGACGCCTGCGTTGGGCCGGCTCGGCGCGGCAGCTGCACGCGCCGCCCGGAACGGTTGGCGGGTGTTCCCCGCCGTTCCCCGTGGCAAGGTGCCGGCGATCGCCGATTGGGAGAACGCCGCCACGACCGACCCCGACCAGATCACGGCATGGTGGCGGGCGATGCCGTGGAACGTGGCCGTCAGTACGGGAAGATCCGGGCTTCTCGTCATCGACCTCGACGCCCGGCAAGGCGCCTCCGTGCGGTCGCGGTCGGCCAGCACGCGGGACGGGTACGACATGCTTCGTCGGCTCGCCGCCGCGGCCGGCGAGCCGCCACCCACCGATACGTACACGGTCGCGACGCCGGGCGGGCTGCACTTGTACTTCCGCCAGCCAGACGGTGCGGCGTTACGCAACACCCAGGGTGCACTTGGGGCGAACGTAGACAGTCGCGGCCATGGTGGGTACGTCGTCGCTGCGGGGTCCGTCCGGGCCGCAGGCTTCTACCGGGTCGTGAGGTGCCGCCCGGTGGCCGAGCTTCCGGACTGGCTGGTCTCTGCGCTCACCCCACCCGCACCCGCACCTGCCCCACGGACCCCGCACCGGATCTCGAACACGCCGCTGCCCGACGGGAGGGCGGGGGCCTACCTGCGTGCCGTCGTCGACGGCGAGTGCGCCGCCGTCGCCGCGGCGACCGTCGGACATCGCCACCAGACGCTGCTGCGCGCGGCGCGCAGGCTCGGGCACTGGGTCGGAGGATCTGCCCTCAGCGCGACCGCTGCCCGCGCAGCGCTCATCGATGCCGCCCGTGGCTACCTCGGCGTCGACGGCTACACCCGCGCGCAGGTCGATCGCGATGTATCCGACGGACTTGCCTACGGCGCCCGGTTCCCCCGCTGTTTCGACGACATCGGCAACCGGATGTAG
- the istB gene encoding IS21-like element helper ATPase IstB, with protein sequence MTTTPTTTPNGRTASEGTVDAAAQASIGAATRELHLPTVRAEATRLADIAARERRTHLGYLAEVLAAEVDDRTARRRARRIADAKFPRLKRLAEFNVDAVPTIPAATLGHLAAGHYMNAGEPVVLLGDSGTGKSHLLIGLGLAACEQGRRVRYVTTAHLVNELVEAADERVLSRVVARYGRLDLLCLDELGYVQIDPRGAELLFQIITEREERASIAIATNLPFSEWGTVFPDPRLVAAIVDRVTFNAHILETGTQSYRLRTSRTATRRKRTS encoded by the coding sequence ATGACCACCACCCCCACGACCACCCCGAACGGGCGCACCGCGAGCGAGGGCACCGTCGACGCCGCGGCGCAGGCCTCGATCGGGGCGGCGACCCGGGAGCTGCACCTGCCCACCGTCCGCGCCGAAGCCACCCGCCTGGCCGACATCGCAGCCCGCGAACGCCGCACCCACCTCGGCTACCTCGCCGAGGTCCTCGCCGCCGAGGTCGACGACCGCACCGCACGCCGCCGGGCCCGCCGCATCGCCGACGCGAAGTTCCCCCGGCTCAAACGGCTCGCGGAGTTCAACGTCGACGCCGTCCCCACCATCCCCGCCGCGACCCTGGGCCACCTCGCCGCCGGGCACTACATGAACGCCGGTGAACCCGTCGTGCTCCTCGGCGATTCCGGCACCGGCAAGTCCCACCTGCTCATCGGGCTCGGGCTGGCCGCCTGCGAACAAGGCCGCCGCGTCCGCTACGTCACCACCGCGCACCTGGTCAACGAACTCGTCGAAGCCGCCGACGAACGCGTCCTGTCCCGCGTCGTCGCCCGCTACGGCCGCCTCGACCTGCTCTGCCTCGACGAACTCGGCTACGTCCAGATCGACCCACGCGGCGCCGAGCTGCTGTTCCAGATCATCACCGAACGCGAAGAACGCGCCTCGATCGCGATCGCCACGAACCTGCCCTTCTCCGAATGGGGCACCGTGTTCCCCGACCCGCGCCTGGTCGCCGCCATCGTCGACCGCGTCACCTTCAACGCCCACATCCTCGAAACCGGCACCCAGTCCTACCGGCTCCGCACCAGCCGCACCGCGACCCGCCGCAAGCGCACCAGCTGA
- a CDS encoding DNA-processing protein DprA, whose protein sequence is MGTWWSDDERAALVALLRTRPGGMKWPQIVAEVDARSSALALWNEHNPADLFSDSAVPGLLQARADIDEWRAADLGFLTFLDADYPAQLREIHDLPPVLFHRGRLLDDEIAVSVVGSREASRQGLDAARAIATGLVERGITVVGGLAAGIDTAGHMAALEAGGRTVAVIGTGIRKYYPADNRELQDQIADSGLLLSQFWPEAPPTKQTFPMRNTVMSGFGRATIIVEAGEHSGARIQARRAVAHARPVILTEMVVRVNKWAQALLDRPGVHVATSTAEVMSIVEKVTARPSDMLSLLRVAAG, encoded by the coding sequence GTGGGTACCTGGTGGAGCGATGACGAGCGTGCGGCGCTTGTCGCGCTGCTGCGCACTCGGCCCGGCGGGATGAAGTGGCCGCAGATCGTGGCCGAGGTCGACGCCCGCTCCAGCGCGCTCGCGCTCTGGAACGAGCACAACCCCGCCGACCTGTTCAGCGATTCCGCAGTGCCTGGGCTGCTCCAGGCACGCGCGGACATCGACGAGTGGCGGGCCGCCGACCTCGGGTTTCTGACGTTCCTGGACGCCGACTACCCGGCGCAGCTCCGCGAAATCCACGACCTGCCGCCGGTATTGTTCCACCGGGGCAGGCTCCTCGACGACGAGATCGCCGTATCGGTGGTCGGGTCCCGGGAGGCGTCCCGGCAGGGGCTCGACGCCGCGCGTGCGATCGCGACGGGCCTGGTGGAGCGCGGCATCACCGTGGTCGGCGGGCTTGCGGCCGGAATCGACACGGCCGGTCACATGGCTGCGCTGGAGGCGGGCGGGCGCACTGTTGCGGTGATCGGCACTGGGATCCGGAAGTACTACCCGGCGGACAACCGCGAGTTGCAGGACCAGATCGCCGACTCTGGGCTGCTGCTCTCGCAGTTTTGGCCGGAGGCGCCCCCGACGAAGCAGACCTTCCCGATGCGCAACACCGTGATGTCCGGGTTCGGCCGCGCGACGATCATCGTCGAGGCGGGGGAGCACAGCGGCGCCCGAATCCAAGCCCGTCGAGCGGTCGCCCACGCCCGCCCGGTGATCCTCACCGAGATGGTGGTGCGGGTGAACAAGTGGGCACAGGCGCTGCTCGACCGCCCCGGTGTCCACGTCGCGACCAGCACCGCCGAGGTGATGTCGATCGTGGAGAAGGTGACGGCGCGACCGTCGGACATGCTGTCGTTACTGCGGGTCGCTGCCGGGTGA